Proteins from one Clostridium cellulovorans 743B genomic window:
- a CDS encoding MarR family winged helix-turn-helix transcriptional regulator: MNKQSNIDIKKFIDAFEALARIERHNQTIMGIKKSEARVLLCIEFLSKEKGYKVNISEISKSLSITSPSTTEFVKNLINKGYIERHVNQTDKRVIEITLTDEGKKIVESLKKYFNSLFSGIVERLGAEQSELLIDLLDKVNIYFNEWYASPK; the protein is encoded by the coding sequence TTGAATAAACAATCAAATATAGATATAAAAAAATTTATAGACGCGTTCGAAGCTTTAGCAAGAATTGAAAGACATAATCAAACTATAATGGGAATAAAGAAAAGTGAAGCTCGAGTTTTACTTTGTATAGAATTTCTTTCTAAGGAAAAAGGATATAAAGTTAATATTTCAGAAATTAGTAAAAGTCTATCTATTACCTCTCCAAGTACTACTGAATTCGTAAAAAATTTAATTAATAAAGGGTACATAGAAAGACATGTTAATCAAACTGATAAAAGAGTTATTGAAATAACTTTAACTGATGAAGGGAAAAAAATAGTAGAGTCTTTAAAAAAGTATTTTAATTCTTTATTTTCTGGCATTGTAGAAAGATTAGGAGCAGAACAAAGTGAATTACTAATTGATTTATTAGATAAAGTTAATATCTATTTCAATGAATGGTATGCTAGCCCCAAATAG
- a CDS encoding peptide deformylase has product MIKPIVKDVLFLGQKSEEATKNDIVVVDDLIDTLRSNLENCVGLAANMIGVKKRILVFTIGDIIVPMINPVILKKEKLYETEESCLSLIGFRKTKRYEMIEVEYLDRAFKKQKQVFTGFTAQIIQHEMDHFEGIII; this is encoded by the coding sequence ATGATAAAACCAATTGTAAAAGATGTATTGTTTTTAGGACAAAAATCAGAAGAGGCAACTAAAAATGATATAGTAGTAGTTGATGATTTAATAGATACATTAAGATCAAACCTAGAGAATTGTGTTGGATTGGCTGCTAACATGATCGGAGTAAAAAAGCGTATATTGGTATTTACTATAGGCGATATTATTGTACCTATGATAAATCCAGTTATATTAAAGAAAGAAAAGCTCTATGAAACAGAAGAGAGTTGTTTATCTTTAATTGGATTTAGAAAAACAAAGAGATATGAAATGATAGAGGTGGAGTATCTTGATAGAGCTTTTAAGAAGCAAAAGCAAGTGTTTACTGGATTTACAGCGCAAATAATTCAACATGAAATGGATCATTTTGAAGGTATAATAATATAA
- a CDS encoding GyrI-like domain-containing protein — MFVEESKIEIISLSDSIIVAGLNLQKSGLPISFDSLGKMWGLYTEEIRRKTPNRLEKHTEYGICLNKVPDYIVGIEVSGISDVSQDYFSYTIPAGDCIKVSFNAENHDTLVDKKLMKMQKEAKKWAKNNKIKCNPDYTVEVYPIDTMKQEYPSMYILIPILLK, encoded by the coding sequence ATGTTTGTGGAAGAAAGTAAAATAGAGATAATCAGCTTATCAGATTCAATTATAGTGGCCGGTTTAAATCTTCAGAAATCCGGGTTACCAATTAGTTTTGACAGTCTGGGTAAGATGTGGGGACTTTACACGGAGGAAATAAGAAGAAAAACTCCAAATCGACTAGAGAAGCATACTGAGTATGGAATCTGCCTGAATAAGGTGCCAGACTATATAGTGGGTATTGAAGTATCTGGGATATCCGATGTTTCGCAGGATTATTTTAGCTATACGATTCCAGCTGGCGATTGCATAAAAGTCTCCTTCAATGCAGAAAATCATGATACTTTAGTTGATAAAAAACTTATGAAAATGCAGAAAGAAGCAAAAAAGTGGGCAAAGAATAATAAAATAAAGTGTAATCCAGATTATACAGTGGAGGTTTATCCAATAGATACAATGAAGCAGGAATACCCGTCCATGTACATATTGATTCCTATTTTATTGAAATGA